A segment of the Deltaproteobacteria bacterium genome:
TGCCCCGGCGTGATCGACACGCCGATCCTCGGCCCGCTGCACGGCAACAAGCTCTTCACAGAGGGGATCTTCGCGCAGATGCACCCGATCGGACGCGTCGGCCAGCCCGAGGACGTCGGCCGCACCGTGGCGTTCCTGCTCTCGGACGAGGCGTCGTTCGTCACCGGCGTCGCGCTCTCCATCGACGGCGGGCTGAACGCCGTCTTCGGCACCGCCGCAGCCTCCGGCGTGAACCCGCTCGAGAAGATCAACGGCTGAACCCAGGGCGATCGATTCGAATGGAGACCCTGCGCGCAGACGTCCGCGCCTGGATCGCGGAGAACCATCCGGGCGAGCCCGGCTTCAAGCTTCCGCAGAGCGCGCTCGAGGTGGCCGACGACCGGCAGTTCGACTGGCTTCGCGACTGGCAGCGCAAGCTCTACGACGCCGGCTACGTCGGCGCGGAGTGGCCCCGCGAGTACGGCGGGCGCGGACGCGAGCGCGGCGCGCAGCGCGTGATCGACCAGGAGCTGGCGCGGGCGCGCGCGCCTTTCCTGTTGAACCTGGTCGGGCTCTCCTGGGCGGGGCCGGTGATCCTTCGCTACGGAACCGAGGCGCAGAAGCGCAGGCTGATCGCGCCGCTGCTCCGCGCCGACGAGATCTGGTGCCAGGGATTCAGCGAGCCCGGCGCGGGCAGCGACCTGGCGTCGCTGCGCGCCAAGGCGGTTCGCGCGGGGGATGCCTTTCAGATCGACGGCCACAAGGTCTGGACCACACTCGGCCGCTACGCCGACTGGTGTATCCTGCTCGCGCGCACGGACCCGGACGCCGTGAAGCACGCGGGGATCTCGTACTTCCTGGCGCCGATGAAGATCCCCGGCGTCGAGGTCCTGCCGCTGGTCAAGATGACCGGCGAGGGCGGCTTCAACCAGGTGATCTGGACCGACGCGCGAATCCCCGCGGACGCGCTGCTCGGCCGCGAGGGCCAGGGCTGGGAGATCGCGACCGCCACGCTGCAGTTCGAGCGCGGCGCGGCGGAGGGATCCGCCGGCGGATCGGGCGGAGGCGGCGAGCAGGTCGGGCGAGTGGCCGCGCTCGCGCGAGCGCTGGCTCGCGACGCGGATCCGGTCGTGCGCGATCGGCTCGCCGATTTCTGGATCCGCGAGACGGCGCTTCGCGCGAACGCGCAGCGCGCGCGGGTGGCCGGCCTCCTCTCCGACCGGCCCGAGGCGCTGCCGCTGATGCAGAAGCTCACCGCTTCGGAGCTCACGCAGGCGCTCGCCGACTTCGCCTGCGAGCTCGAGGGCGACGCCGCCGGGCTCTGGATCGACGATCCAGGCGCGATCGAGAACGCGGACTGGCAGCGCAGCTACATGAACTCGTTCGCGATGACGATCGCGGGCGGAACCAGCGAGATCCTGCGCAACATCCTCGGAGAACGGGCGCTCGGGCTCCCGAAGACGCGATGAACCCGCAGATCCGCTACAGCGAGGAGCAGGCGCTGCTGCGCGGCGAGGCGCGGCGCTGGCTCGACGAGCGCTTTCCGATCGCGCGTGTGCGCGAGCTCGCCGAGAGCGAGGCCGGCGAGGACCCGTTGGACTGGAAGCAGCTCGCGGGGCTGGGCTGGCTCGGGCTCGTCGTCCCGGAGAGCTTCGGCGGCGCGCAGCTCGGCGCGACCGATCTCGCGGTGCTGATGGAGGAGACCGGCCGACGGCTGCTGCCGTCTCCGCTTCTGCCGTCGACGCTGGCCGCACTCGCGCTCGTCACAGACGGCAGCGATGCGCAGCGGAAGCGCTTCCTGCCCGCGATCGCCGCGGGCGAGATCCGCGCGGTGTACGCGGGCTCGGCCTCGGTCTGGGGCGCGTCGAGCGCGGACGCGCTGATCGTCCCGCGCGGCGGCGGGCTCGAGATCGTCGAGCGGAGCTCGGGCGGGCTCGAGACCGCGCCGGAGATCGTCCTGGACCGGACGCGGCGCAGCGCGCGCGTGACACGGAACGGCGTCGCGCTCGGGGCGGACGCACCTTCGGACCGGCTGGCCGCAATGGCGTGCCTCGCGCTGGCGGCCGAGATGGCCGGCGGCGCCGACGCGCTGCTCGCGTTGACCTGCGCCTACGCGGCCACGCGCGAGCAGTTCGGAAAGCCGATCGGCTCGTTCCAAGCGGTGAAGCACCCGCTGGTGAACGTGCTGATCGGCGTCGAGAGCCTGCGCTCGCTGGTCTACGCAGCGGCGACCGCGTTCGACGCGAACAGCCCCGACGCAGAGACGCTGGCGCGCATGGCCAAGGCGCTCGCCTGCGACGTGTACGTCTTCGCGGCCTCGCGCGCGGTGCAGCTCCACGGCGGCTACGGCTTCACGCTCGACTGCGACGCGCACCTGTACCTGAAGCGCGCACAGGCCTCGCGCCCCGCGTTCGGCGACGCGATGGCGCAGCGGCGCTGGCTGGCGGACCGGCTGCCCGGGGCCGCCCCGCTCTAGCGCCTGCGCGCCTCCGCCTTGTCGAAGGCGCGCATCAGCTCGGCATGGCGCGCCTCGACCTTCTCGCGGTAGTGCGCGTGGGTGACGATGAACGCGTCGTTCGCGCGGATGCCCTCGATCACGGCGGCCGCGATCGCCTCGGGCGGCTGCATCTCGTCGGGGTGCAGCGGGCCGCCGCCGGTGAGAAGGGCGACGTCGGAGCGCTCGATCTTCGACGTGCCGAGCTCCGCGGGGCGATTTCGCTCGCTGTGCAGGATCTTCGTCTGCACGCCCCCCGGACACAGGACCGAGACGCCGATCCCGTGCCGCGAAAGGTCGCGGCGAAGGTGTTCCGAGAGGCCGACCACGCCGTACTTCGCGGTGCCGTACACGCCCACGCCCGGCGCTGCGATCAGGCCCGAGGTCGAACCGGTGTTCACGATCTGCTTCTCGCCCGGCTGCGCGAGCATTCTCGGCACGAACGCGAGCACGCCGTTGATCACGCCCCAGAGATTCACGCCGAGCACCCACTCCCAGTCCTTGCGCGTGCGCGTCTCCAGGCCCCCCATCACCAGCACGCCCGCGTTGTTGCAGAGCACGTGGCAGGCGCCGAGCTCGGCGAAGCTGCGATTGGCCAGAGCCTCGACGGAATCTGCGCTCGAGACGTCGGTGGCCACGGCGATCGCGCGGCGCCCGGTCGCGCGGACTTCGGCCGCGACCTGCTCCGCGGCGTCGGCTTGGATGTCGGCGACCGCCACGTCCATTCCCTCGGCGGCGAATCCGCGCGCGAGCGCCGCGCCGATTCCGCTGCCGCCGCCGGTCACCACCGCCACCTTGCCTGCCAGGTCTCGCATGGCGGTCTTGTAGCACGGCGTGAGAGACTGCGGCTCGAACCGAAGTACGAAGGAGACCCCCGATGAAGGCCGCCGTCATGCGCGCGTTCAATGCGCCGCTCCAGTTCGAGGAGATCGAGGTCGGCCGGCCCGGGCCGCGCGAGGTGATCGTGCGCACCGTGGCCACCGGCGTCTGCCACAGCGACCTGCACGTGATCGAGGCGGGCCTGCCCGTGCCGCCCCCGCTCGTGCTCGGCCACGAGCCGGCGGGGATCGTCGAGGCGATCGGGGCCGACGTGACGCACGTCGTGCCGGGCGACCACGTGATCGGCTGCCTCTCCGCGTTCTGCGGCAACTGCGAGTACTGCCTCTCGGGCAAGCCCAACCTCTGCGGCGGCGCGGCGACGATGCGCAAGCCCGGCGAGCCGTCGCGGCTCACGAAGGGCGCCGAGACGATCAACCAGTTCGCGCACCTCGGTTCGTTCGCCGAGAAGATGCTCGTGCACGAGAACGCGATCGTGAAGATCCGAAGCGACATGCCGCTCGACCGCGCCGCGCTGAAAAGCTGCGGCGTGACGACGGGGCTCGGCGCGGTGCTGAACACCGCGCGCATCCACGCCGGCAGCACCTGCGTCGTGGTCGGCTGCGGGGGCGTCGGCCTGTCCGCGATCCAGGGCGCGCGGATCGGCGGCGCGAGCCGGATCATCGCGGTCGACACGCAGCCGTGGAAGCTCGAGCTGGCCAAGTCGCTCGGCGCGACCGACGGCGTGAACGCGAAGGACGGCGACGCGGTGATGGGCGTGCACGGCCTGATCCCCGGCGGCGTGGACTACGCGTTCGAGTGCCTGGGCGCGAAGCAGACCGTCACGCAGGCCTTCGCGATGGTGAAGAAGGGCGGCACGGCGGTCATGGTCGGCGTGGTCCCGATGGGGCAGATGGTCGAGTTCCCGGGGCTGGACCTGGTGCTCTCGGGAAAGAAGATCCTCGGCTCGATGATGGGCGACAACCGCTTCCGAACCGACATGCCGCGCTACGTCGACTTCTACCTGTCCGGGCAGCTCAAGCTCGACGAGATGATCTCGGCGCGGCTCCCGCTCGACCGGGTGAACCACGCCTTCGACGAGATGCGAAAGGGCGCCGCGGCCCGAAGCGTCGTCGTCTTCGAGAGCTAGGATGGCGAAGCTTGCGATGTCGCGCGCCGAGCGCGAGGCGTTCCTGGCGGCCGTGCGCGTCGGCGTGATCAGCATCGCCGAGCAGGGCCGCGGCCCGCTCACCGTGCCGATCTGGTACGGCTACGAGCCGGGCGGCGAGCTCTGGATCGTGACCGAGCGCGACTCGCGCAAGGGCAAGCTGCTGCTCAAGGCCGACCGCTTCAGCCTCTGCGCGCAGACCGAGACGCCGCCGTACCAGTACGTCTCGGTCGAGGGCCCGATCGTCGCGCTCGAGCGCGCGGAGCTGGAGCGACACACGCGGGTGTTGGCGCGCCGCTACCTGGGCGTGGAGGGCGGCGACGCCTACGTGAAGGCCACCGGCGCCGGCGACGAGAGTGACGGGAGCATCGTCGTGCGAATGCGCCCGGAGCGCTGGCTCACCGTCGACTACCGAAAGCTCTACGGCGGCTGAACGTCCGGCCGCGGCCGACGGCCGCGCGGCGTCTGCGCCGGTCTGGCCCGGCGCGCCTCGCGCATCCGCTCGATCGCGATCCGCGACGGCTCCTGCCGGAGCTGCATCTCGACGTACTCGCGGATCGCCGTGATCAGGAACTGGTTCACGCTCACCCCGAAGAGCCCCGCCAGGTCGACCGCGTCGGCCCAGACCGGGCGCGGCAGCCGAAGCGAGCACTGCTGTAGGTCCGACTTCATCCTTCCCCCAAGGCGGTGACGGGACGAAACTCCCGACCTCGCCCCGTCGACGTTAGCGGGGCCTCGGCAGCGGAACTTGGCGGTATCTTGGGAATTGGCCCTCCGTCGGCTCGGAAACGAAATTCCCTAGCCTGGATTTCTCACCACTCAAACGAGCACAGGCCGGCTGACTTCTGTTAACCGTTGAGTTGCAAGACAAAACGGGCCAACAGAAAGGGTCGACCTGTGCAGACAGAGTGTAGCGCGACGCAGCTTGAGTTTTCGCCGCTGGGACGACGGCCCGTGGTGGGCCGGTTCGACGCGGAGCACGCGAGCAGCGACGGCGGGGTGCTGCTGCTGCGCGAGC
Coding sequences within it:
- a CDS encoding acyl-CoA dehydrogenase yields the protein METLRADVRAWIAENHPGEPGFKLPQSALEVADDRQFDWLRDWQRKLYDAGYVGAEWPREYGGRGRERGAQRVIDQELARARAPFLLNLVGLSWAGPVILRYGTEAQKRRLIAPLLRADEIWCQGFSEPGAGSDLASLRAKAVRAGDAFQIDGHKVWTTLGRYADWCILLARTDPDAVKHAGISYFLAPMKIPGVEVLPLVKMTGEGGFNQVIWTDARIPADALLGREGQGWEIATATLQFERGAAEGSAGGSGGGGEQVGRVAALARALARDADPVVRDRLADFWIRETALRANAQRARVAGLLSDRPEALPLMQKLTASELTQALADFACELEGDAAGLWIDDPGAIENADWQRSYMNSFAMTIAGGTSEILRNILGERALGLPKTR
- a CDS encoding acyl-CoA dehydrogenase, whose protein sequence is MNPQIRYSEEQALLRGEARRWLDERFPIARVRELAESEAGEDPLDWKQLAGLGWLGLVVPESFGGAQLGATDLAVLMEETGRRLLPSPLLPSTLAALALVTDGSDAQRKRFLPAIAAGEIRAVYAGSASVWGASSADALIVPRGGGLEIVERSSGGLETAPEIVLDRTRRSARVTRNGVALGADAPSDRLAAMACLALAAEMAGGADALLALTCAYAATREQFGKPIGSFQAVKHPLVNVLIGVESLRSLVYAAATAFDANSPDAETLARMAKALACDVYVFAASRAVQLHGGYGFTLDCDAHLYLKRAQASRPAFGDAMAQRRWLADRLPGAAPL
- a CDS encoding SDR family NAD(P)-dependent oxidoreductase, with amino-acid sequence MRDLAGKVAVVTGGGSGIGAALARGFAAEGMDVAVADIQADAAEQVAAEVRATGRRAIAVATDVSSADSVEALANRSFAELGACHVLCNNAGVLVMGGLETRTRKDWEWVLGVNLWGVINGVLAFVPRMLAQPGEKQIVNTGSTSGLIAAPGVGVYGTAKYGVVGLSEHLRRDLSRHGIGVSVLCPGGVQTKILHSERNRPAELGTSKIERSDVALLTGGGPLHPDEMQPPEAIAAAVIEGIRANDAFIVTHAHYREKVEARHAELMRAFDKAEARRR
- a CDS encoding Zn-dependent alcohol dehydrogenase gives rise to the protein MKAAVMRAFNAPLQFEEIEVGRPGPREVIVRTVATGVCHSDLHVIEAGLPVPPPLVLGHEPAGIVEAIGADVTHVVPGDHVIGCLSAFCGNCEYCLSGKPNLCGGAATMRKPGEPSRLTKGAETINQFAHLGSFAEKMLVHENAIVKIRSDMPLDRAALKSCGVTTGLGAVLNTARIHAGSTCVVVGCGGVGLSAIQGARIGGASRIIAVDTQPWKLELAKSLGATDGVNAKDGDAVMGVHGLIPGGVDYAFECLGAKQTVTQAFAMVKKGGTAVMVGVVPMGQMVEFPGLDLVLSGKKILGSMMGDNRFRTDMPRYVDFYLSGQLKLDEMISARLPLDRVNHAFDEMRKGAAARSVVVFES
- a CDS encoding pyridoxamine 5'-phosphate oxidase, which encodes MAKLAMSRAEREAFLAAVRVGVISIAEQGRGPLTVPIWYGYEPGGELWIVTERDSRKGKLLLKADRFSLCAQTETPPYQYVSVEGPIVALERAELERHTRVLARRYLGVEGGDAYVKATGAGDESDGSIVVRMRPERWLTVDYRKLYGG